Genomic DNA from Thermopolyspora flexuosa:
TGGAACGCCGGGACCTCCACGTCCAGCACCGTGCGGCCCACCGCCCGCTCCCGCAGGAACCCGGCGAGCGCCTCCACCTCCGGCAGCTCCGGCATACCCCCACGGTACGTCCCCGGCCGCGGCCGTCACCCGGAGCGGCGCGGATTATCCACAGCCCGACGGCCGATCATCCACAGGCTTTTCCACAGATGGGCATAATCATCAACAGCCTGTGGACGACCGCGGGCGCACCGCCGTGCACAGGCGGTCCCCCGGCCGGGGCGGGCGCGGCACGCGCCGCGGGCGCCGGGCGTGCCACGCCGTACCCGTCACTTGGCGAGCACCTCCTTGGGCACCGGCTTGTCCTGGGCGAGCGCGTTGAACAGCTTCAGCGCCTTCTCCCGGTCCCACTGCACGTAGTTCACCCCGTTGATGGTGGGGAACGACGCGGTCGGCACCACCGTGTTCACCGGGTCGTCGCTCATCGCCAGCCCGAGCGACAGCAGGTCGAAGGTGCCGGTGCCCTCGTCGACGGTGACCGCGTCGGTGGCCGCGGCGGCGAGCGGGATGCCCTTGAACGGGTTGAACAGCACCCCCGGGCTCGCGGCCTTCTTCACCACCGCGGAGAAGAACTGCCGCTGCCGCTGGGTGCGCTCGAAGTCCGGGATGGCGCCGGTGGCGCGGGTGCGCACGTAGCCGAGCGCGGTCGCGCCGTCCATCTCCTGGCAGCCCTTCTTCACGTTGAGCCCGGCCTTGGGGTCCTTGATGTTCTGCTTCACGCAGATCTCCACCCCGCCGACCGCGTCCACGATCTGCACGAACCCGGCGAACCCGATCTCCATGTAGTGGTCGATCCGGATGCCGGTGACCTTCTCCACGGTCCGCACGAGCAGCTTGGGGCCGCCGCCCTTCACCGAGTACGCGGCGTTGAGCTTGGTCCGGCCGTGCCCGTCGATCGGCACGAGCGAGTCGCGGGGCAGGCTCACCAGGGTCGGCCGGCCGCCGTCCTCCGGGATGTGGAGCAGCATCATCGTGTCGGTGCGCTTGCCCACCGCGCGGCCGGTGGCGAGCTTCTTCCGCTCGGCCTTGGACAGCCCGGCGCGGCTGTCGGAGCCGACGAGCAGCCAGTCCTGGCCCGGCGTCTCGGGCGGACGGCCCTCGTAGTCCTCGAACACCTCGATGCCGTTGATCCGCGAGGAGAGCCAGCCGTACAGGCCGATCCCGGACACGAGCACGAGCACGACCAGCACCGCCAGCGACCGGAGGACGATCTTGCCGATCCGCCGCGGGTCGCGCGGCGCCCTGTCGCCGCCGGAGCCCCGGCCGCGCGGCCGCAGCGGCTCGACCGGGCTGCGGCCCGAGCGCGGCCTGCCGTACACCCGGGAGACCTTGCGCACGATGGTCTCGTCGAGCCGGCGGCCGGACGGCGACTCACCCAGGCGGGAGGTCGGCTCGCTCGGGCCCGGCGGCGGGGCGGAACCGCCGCGGACGTCCCACGCGGGCGGTGGCGGCGGCGTCTGCCCCGGTCGCCGTACCACCCGTGTGCGGTCGTCCTCCGCACCCGGCCAACTGTTCACCGCTCCTCCTCCGCTTCGTCGGCGTGGCCTGTCCACCGTTCTCCACGGCCGCGGTCCGGCGCGCCCGCCCGGATCCGGTGTCGGCCTCCGGGCACGTCCGCCTCCCCGAACGCGGCAGGCCCCGGCGCGACCGGCGACGCACGACCCTACCCGCGCATCCGGCGGTCGGCGGACCGAGGCCCGATTCTGACGCTACGTCCGCTCGCTTGCGGTTCGCTTGCAAGTGAGCGAGTTGTGTCCGGCATAGAGATACACGGCCCGGCTATGGCGGAGCGAACCGGAAACGGGGAACACTCGGAACACACGGACGGGCCTCGCCCGTTATCGTGAGTAGACCTTGAGTGAAGGGATGGACGTGTCCGGCTCGGACCCGTGGAGTACCTGCCCGTGCTCCGGCACGGGTGACCCACAACAACGTCGGGCACATCGTCGCCCTGCGGGACGGTGTGCTCGCTGATGGAAACCTTCCTTGGCCTGTTGGCCGTTCTCCTGCTCACCCTGGGAACCGGCTACTTCGTCGCCCAGGAGTTCGCGTTCCTCGCCGCCGACCGCCCGCTGCTGCGGGAACAGGCCGCCGCCGGTGACGCCGCGGCGGGCCGCGCCCTCGCGGTCACCGACCGGCTCTCGTTCATGTTGTCCGGCGCCCAGCTCGGCATCACCGTCACCACCCTGCTCGTCGGGTTCATCGCGGAACCCGCGATCGCGGACGTGGTCCGCCCCGGGCTGCTCGCCCTCGGCCTCCCCGACGCCGCCGTACCGGGCATCGCGGTCGCCATCGGGCTGGTGATCGCCACCGCGGTGCAGATGGTGTTCGGCGAGCTCGCGCCGAAGAACCTCGGCATCGCCCGGCCCGAGGCGGTGGCGAAGTTCCTCGCCCGCTCGACCCTCGTCTACCTCGCGGTCGCCGGGCCGGTGATCCGGCTGTTCGACGGCGCCGCCACCCGGCTGCTGCGCCGCATCGGCGTGGAGCCGGTCGAGCACGTCGAGCACGGCGCCACCCCCGAGGAGCTGTCCCGCATCATCGCCGAGTCCGAGGCCGCCGGGGAGCTGCCGCACCGGCTGTCGGAGCTGCTCGAGCGCGCCCTGGAGTTCGGCGACCGCACCGCCGAGGACGTGATGGTGCCGCGGCCGCGCGTGGTCTCGCTGCGCGCCGACCGCACCGTCGCCGACGTGCTCGACGCGCTCAAGCGCGCCGGGCACTCCCGCTACCCGGTGCTCGACTCCGGGGACGACGTCGTCGGC
This window encodes:
- a CDS encoding LCP family protein translates to MNSWPGAEDDRTRVVRRPGQTPPPPPAWDVRGGSAPPPGPSEPTSRLGESPSGRRLDETIVRKVSRVYGRPRSGRSPVEPLRPRGRGSGGDRAPRDPRRIGKIVLRSLAVLVVLVLVSGIGLYGWLSSRINGIEVFEDYEGRPPETPGQDWLLVGSDSRAGLSKAERKKLATGRAVGKRTDTMMLLHIPEDGGRPTLVSLPRDSLVPIDGHGRTKLNAAYSVKGGGPKLLVRTVEKVTGIRIDHYMEIGFAGFVQIVDAVGGVEICVKQNIKDPKAGLNVKKGCQEMDGATALGYVRTRATGAIPDFERTQRQRQFFSAVVKKAASPGVLFNPFKGIPLAAAATDAVTVDEGTGTFDLLSLGLAMSDDPVNTVVPTASFPTINGVNYVQWDREKALKLFNALAQDKPVPKEVLAK
- a CDS encoding hemolysin family protein; amino-acid sequence: METFLGLLAVLLLTLGTGYFVAQEFAFLAADRPLLREQAAAGDAAAGRALAVTDRLSFMLSGAQLGITVTTLLVGFIAEPAIADVVRPGLLALGLPDAAVPGIAVAIGLVIATAVQMVFGELAPKNLGIARPEAVAKFLARSTLVYLAVAGPVIRLFDGAATRLLRRIGVEPVEHVEHGATPEELSRIIAESEAAGELPHRLSELLERALEFGDRTAEDVMVPRPRVVSLRADRTVADVLDALKRAGHSRYPVLDSGDDVVGVIGLHEVVRAIESGDDDAPLSRLARPALLVPETLPLPAVLKEMRAADDYFACVIDEYGGLAGIITIEDLAEELVGELVDENDPEPLRAEARDDGTWHVAGTLRLDEVERATGLCLPESEEYDTIGGLVMARLGRLPEPGDTVTVPLVNGSSLEDDDEQPTYTAVLTVLGVQRRVPDKVRVARVAG